The following coding sequences are from one Chanos chanos chromosome 12, fChaCha1.1, whole genome shotgun sequence window:
- the cldn35 gene encoding claudin-4, protein MVNTGMQLISFTCAVTGWVMAIAVTALPQWKVTAFIGSNILTSEIVWQGIWMNCIYQTTGHMQCKTYDSMLALPPDIQAARALMCLAIFLGWLSCTVSCCGMKCTTCAGDDRRAKAGIALTGGILFILTGLCVLVPVSWTANTVVQDFYNPNVPLQHKRELGQAIYLGWAAAVILMISGAVLSSTCPHMERGGYRRGYMGRSFANTRPTAPEPPKPITTNSLPLKEYV, encoded by the coding sequence ATGGTGAACACGGGGATGCAGCTGATTAGTTTCACCTGCGCGGTCACCGGGTGGGTGATGGCTATCGCCGTCACCGCCTTGCCCCAGTGGAAGGTGACGGCCTTCATCGGCAGCAACATCCTCACTTCCGAAATCGTGTGGCAGGGCATTTGGATGAACTGCATCTACCAGACCACGGGTCACATGCAATGTAAGACCTACGACTCCATGCTGGCTCTGCCGCCCGACATCCAGGCCGCCCGCGCCCTCATGTGCCTGGCCATCTTTTTGGGATGGCTCTCCTGCACCGTGTCCTGCTGCGGAATGAAGTGCACCACCTGCGCCGGGGACGACCGCCGCGCCAAGGCTGGCATCGCTCTGACCGGGGGCATCCTCTTCATCTTGACGGGCCTGTGCGTCCTGGTGCCCGTCTCGTGGACGGCCAACACGGTGGTACAGGACTTCTACAACCCTAATGTGCCCTTGCAGCACAAGCGGGAGCTCGGCCAGGCCATCTACCTGGGCTGGGCGGCGGCGGTGATCCTAATGATCAGCGGCGCGGTTCTCAGCAGCACCTGCCCGCACATGGAGAGAGGGGGCTACAGAAGGGGCTACATGGGCCGTAGCTTTGCTAATACCCGACCCACGGCCCCGGAGCCGCCCAAACCAATAACCACAAACAGTTTGCCGCTGAAGGAGTATGTGTGA